In Haemophilus parainfluenzae, the sequence ACCAAACAAGCTTTTGTTGAGCACGGTAAATTAGTGAACTCTGCTGAGTTTGACGGTTTAGATTTTGATGGTGCATTCAACGGTATCGCGGATAAATTAGAAAAATTAGGCGTGGGTAAACGCCAAGTGAATTACCGTTTACGTGACTGGGGTGTTTCCCGTCAACGTTATTGGGGGGCACCAATTCCAATGCTGACCTTGCCAAACGGTGAAACCGTACCGGCGCCAATCGAAGATTTACCGATTATCCTGCCAGAAGACGTGGTCATGGACGGCGTGAAAAGCCCAATTAAAGCCGATCCAAACTGGGCGAAAACTACCTTCAATGGTGAACCTGCGTTAAAAGAAACCGATACCTTTGATACCTTTATGGAATCGTCTTGGTACTACGCACGCTACACTTCACCAAACTATGCTGAAGGCATGTTGGATAAAGATGAAGCTAATTACTGGTTACCGGTGGATCAATATATCGGTGGTATCGAGCACGCAACAATGCACTTGCTCTACTTCCGTTTCTTCCACAAATTATTGCGTGATGCAGGTTTCGTAACGAGTGATGAGCCAGCGCAAAAATTATTATGCCAAGGCATGGTGTTAGCCGATGCGTTCTACTACACCAGCCCGACCAACGAGCGTATTTGGGTGAGCCCAACGCAAGTGACCCTTGAGCGTGATGAAAAAGGTCGTATCATCAAAGCCACTGATCCGGAAGGCCGTGAATTGGTGCATACCGGTATGACCAAAATGTCGAAATCCAAAAACAACGGTATCGACCCACAAGAGATGGTGGAAAAATACGGTGCAGATACCGTGCGTCTTTTCATGATGTTCGCGTCTCCTGCAGAAATGACACTTGAATGGCAAGAATCTGGCGTAGAAGGAGCAAAACGTTTCTTAGGTCGTGTATGGAATTTGGTGTATGAATACAGCCAAAATCCTGCAAAAACCGCTTTAGATGTGACCGCACTTTCTGCAGATCAAAAAGCTCTTCGTCGTGATGTGCATAAAACGATCGCGAAAGTGAGTGATGACATTGGTCGTCGTCAGACTTTCAATACCGCTATCGCGGCAGTGATGGAGTTAATGAATAAATTAACTCGTGCGCCATTAGAAAGCGAACAAGATCGTGCGGTTATGGCAGAAGCATTAAGCGCAGTCGTGCGTATGCTTTACCCAATCACACCACATATCTGCTTTGAGTTATGGAAAGCTTTAGGCAACGAAAGCAACATCGACCATGCAGAATGGGTGAAAGCTGATGAAGCGGCGATGGTAGAAGATGAAAAACTTATCGTGGTGCAAGTCAACGGTAAAGTACGTGGTAAAGTGACTGTTGCAGCTGATGCGGATGAGGAAACCGTGAAAACTGTTGCATTTGCAGATGAAAATGTGAAGAAATTTACTGACAATACACAAATCGTGAAAGTGATTTATGTACCAGGTAAATTGTTAAATGTGGTGGTTAAACCGCAATAATCCATAAAATAACTGCATTTTATTCCAAGCGTTGCATAAACGGCTCTTAAACAAAATAAAGTGCGGTGAATTTTACAGGTAATTTTTATGATGAAATCAATCAAAGCGATCTGCTTAGTTGGGGCAACTGCCTTTTTAACTGCTTGTGGTTGGCACTTCGATAATGGTGCTGCTGTTCCGGCGGAATTAAAAACAATGGCCCTTGAAAGTAGCGACCCATACAGTGAAATGTCAATGGCAATGCGTAAGCAACTGCTTAGCAACAACGTAAACCTTGTTCCTGCAAAACAAGGTGTGCCAGTGTTGCGTTTAAATAAACAGACTTCGAGCGATAAAGTGGCGTCAGTCTTTAAACAAGGCCGTGAAGCAGAAAAAGTACTGACCCTTGATGTTGAGGCTAGCGTGCGTTTAGCAAATGGGGAAACCTATCCAATCTCTGCAAAAATCAACCGCACTTTCTTTGATAACTCTCGTGCTGCATTAGCAAAATCAGCTGAGCGCGATGTGATTTGGAATGATATGCGTGAACAAGCGGCTCGCCAGTTAATTAATAAAATGGCCGCCTTGCAACATCAAGTTCAAGGAAAATAATGAACCGCATTTTTCCTGAGCAACTAGCCTCTAACCTGAACAGCCATTTAGCGAAAGTCTATTTTTTGGTTGGGACAGATCCCCTGTTGCTCAGTGAAAGTGAAGATCTCATTCATCAAGCAGCCCTTCTTCAAGGTTTTGATGAAAAAAATCAAATCATCATAGATACTAATACTGACTGGCCTGCCTTAATTGAGGCCAGCCAATCTATGGGGCTCTTCTTTAATAAGCAAATTTTCATTCTTAATTTACCCGAGAATTTGACCGCACTTTTACAGAAAAACCTTCAGCAATTTATCAGTGGATTAAATGAAGATAGCTTGCTTGTTCTCACCTTGCCTAAATTGTCTAAAGTAGCCGAAAAACAAGAGTGGTTTATTCAGGCAAATCAACTTGATCCGCAATCTGTGATCGTGAACTGCCAAACGCCGAGTTCAGAACAGCTTTCTCGTTGGGTGAAGCATCGTACAAAAAACATGGGATTATCAGCTGATGAGGAAGCCATTCAACTACTTTGTTACAGCTATGAAAATAATCTCCTGGCATTGAAACAAGCGTTACAGCTTTTAGATTTGCTTTATCCTGATCACAAACTCACTTATAACCGCGTTAAATCCGTCGTAGAGCAATCTTCAGTCTTTACCCCTTTCCAATGGATTAATGCTTTGTTATCAGGCAAGGCTAATCGCTCAAAGCGAATTTTGCAAGGTTTACAAGCTGAAGATGTGCAACCTGTCATTTTATTACGTACTTTGCAACGTGAACTGCTCACCTTGTTAGAATTAACAAAACCACAGCAACGTAATCCATCTCTTAAAACGGAATTACCAACACAGACACTCAAAGCGGATTTTGACCGTCTCAAAATTTGGCAAAGTCGTCGTCCTCTTTATACAGCGGCAATACAACGACTCACCTATCAAAAGCTCTTTGAAATATTGCAAAAGTTGGCAGATATTGAGCGCACAACCAAGCAAGAATACGGTCAAGACGTGTGGGTAAAATTGGCAGACTTATCGGTTAAATTTTGCTTATAAAAAAATCTCGGCGTTAACCGAGATTTTTTATTATTGTGCAATTTTTAAATCTTGATACAGATAATTTCGATAACTATTCACTAAATCCATATCCTCTGCATCTTCGAGCTTACCTTGGCTTAACTGACGCATAGCGATATTTGCTCGCATAAAGTCATCTTTCGGTGATAAACCTGCCACATCAAGTAACACGCCACCAACAAAGGCTAAATCTAAGAAATCTTGCTGTTGAACAAAGTCAGTTTTACGATTAGTTCTAACCACAAATTGAGTCACATAATCTGGATTTACAAAATTACCTTTTTTCGGTGGAAGCTGATTATCAAAAGCGACTTGGTGATCACCAAAATAACCGAATACATAAGGTGTTTCACGCGATTTTAAATAATCATTTAAACCTTCAATCGCCTCATTAAGGCTATCAATACGATCAATATAATCGTTCAAGCAAGAAATCGCTTTTCCTCCTAAACGCTTACTCGCCAAATTAAAATGGTTTAGCATATTCGTGTTGTAAGGGCCATGCTCTTTCATCGTGAGCACATAAACAAACATGGGCTGTTGTACATTTTCCAATGATGGATGCTGTTTCTGCAAAATCAGTTTGGTGTAATACATCATCTCTTCACTGCTAATATGCCAAAGATTTTTGCTGATTGATGCGGGATAGCCTAAATCTTGTGGTTGCAACATCAAATCAAAACCAAAGTGGTCATAAGCAGGTTTTGCGTTGTAGTTACCTTTCGTAAAAGGCGATAACGCCACGCAAAAATAGCCTTGCTCACGAAGGTTTTTAATAAAACCCGTCTGTAAGTGTGGGACAACAGAATAAAACACCCCACTTGCTAAAGCACCAAAATCAGTTGAAGGCACCCCTGCAAGGAAAGCAAATTCAGATTTCCACGTTGCGCCGCCCACCGTATGTACACGCAATGGACTCACAAATGCGGTATCTTCTTGCTTATTAAACATCGAAAATGGCGGGATGGTTTCCGCATCAAAATCAAATTGATGAGGATTCAAGGTTGATTCTTGTAAACAAACCACAATGTCGGGTTTTTCTGCACTTTCAGTTTTACTCTCAGCCTTTTCATTTAAAAGTGCGGTCATTTTTTCTTTAAATTTTTGGCTATTACCTTCAAATTCTGGCACTTTAAAGAATACGCCACGACAAGACATTGGTAAGTTTAAAAAGACATCTCGGCCATCATCTGGCAATGAATCCAGCCAGACTTTTGTTGCATCTGGATCTTTAGAATAATGCCACATTAACCCAAAGCTCGTTGCAGCGAGTATTGCTGCAAATACACGAAATCCAGTTGCGGCACTTTCTGCATCTGACCAGCCAAAGACTGCATAGCCAAGTAGGCCTAATAGCCCCAACACGCCGAAAATCGCCCCTTTATAATGTAAAAGGGTTTCCCAATTTCGCCAGTCTGTCACGAGCCAAAAATCTGAAATGAGTAAAGGTTGTTTGTAGTAATGAATTTTCATTCGATGGAATAGCATCAACACAACAAAAAGCACGGACGCAAAATTCAATCCGCGTTGCCATTGACCAGTTATCGCAAACATTGAGCTAAACAATAAAACGAATAATGCAATCGCAAAAAAATATGTCCAACGATAGTGCGAATTGACGATAAAAATCACCGTCGCAATAAAAAATAAACTCAGAAAAATACTTGAAATCATAATAAATAAATTTGATTAAATGTTATTTGACACTTTCAGCCACTAAACGCTGAATCAGCTTCAAATTGGCTGGTGGGAATTGCCCTGCATCAAGCTCCCCTTGTTCAAGCCAGAAGCCTTCCTGGCCTTCGCGTCCAAAAGGCTCGCCGATCCATTCTGTGACCAAGTAAAAACTAAAATCTAAAATTTTGGTTGGATATTCAAATTGAAAACATTCGTACAGTTCAGCATTTAAAATATGAATGCCAATCTCTTCTTCCAATTCTCTTTTTAAGGCTTCTTCAGGGGTTTCACCTGCATCAACTTTACCACCTGGAAATTCTAATGCCTGTGCAAAATCTTGCCCTTCTAAACGCTGGGTCAAATATAGCTGCCCAAATTCATTACGAATAATCCCTGCCGCAACTTGAATGATAGGCTTACTCATCATTTTTCCTTATCTCAAAAGTAGAAAGAGCGGTCATTTTTAGCGGTGTTTTAAAACACGCAAAAATTTAACCGCTCTTTTCCTTAACTAAGCATATCGGGCTTTATTGCCGTGACAATGCTTGTATTTTTTACCTGACCCACAAGGACAAGGTTCATTACGTCCAATATGGCGATCTGAATAGTCCTCGCTTCGAGCTTGCTCTGTGTTTTCACCTACAGGATGATGCGTTTGAGCTTCACGCTCAGCCATTGCTTGACGTGCACGTTCTGCTTCTTCCATCTCTTCCTGCGTACGTACTTTCACACGAGTGAGTGTCGTAATCACATGATGTTTTAAAGAATCTAACATTTCAGTAAACATACGGAAAGATTCTTTTTTGTACTCTTGTTTTGGATCTTTTTGCGCATAACCACGTAAATGGATACCTTGACGTAAATAATCCATTGCAGCCAAGTGCTCTTTCCAGAGTTCATCAAGGGTTTGTAACATCACGCCTTTTTCGAAATGACGCATGGTTTCTTCACCCGCAAGCGCTTCTTTCGCTTTGTATTCATCTTCCGCTTCTTGAATAATGCGCTCACGCAAGTTTTCTTCGTGAAGATTATTATTTTCTTCTAACCAATGTTCAATTGGTAACTCAAGGCCAAACTCTTGCGCTAAACGCTCTTCTAAGCCTTTAATATCCCATTGTTCTTCCAACGATTGCGGTGGAATATACTGGTCAATCACATCGTTAAATACATCGCTGCGGATTGCTTTAATAGTCTCTGAAATATCATCATTATCGAGCAAGTAATTACGTTGTTCGTAAATCGCATGACGTTGGTCGTTCGCTACATCATCATATTCAAGCAAGTTTTTACGACCATCAAAGTGGAACGCTTCTACTTTCGCTTGCGCTGATGCGATCACTTTAGCAAGAAGCTTAGACTCCATCGCTTCGCCTGGTTGAGTGAAGGCTTTACGCATCATATTCAATTTACCTTCATTCAGATAAATACGCATTAAGCCATCTTCTAAAGAAAGGTAGAAACGTGAAGAACCTGGGTCACCTTGACGACCTGAACGACCACGCAACTGGTTATCAATACGACGGGATTCATGACGCTCTGTTCCGATAATATGTAAACCACCGGCTTGCATTACGATCTCGTGATTTTTCTCCCACTCAGCTTTGATTGCCTCAATTTGCTCTGGTGTTGGATTATCCAATTTTGCCACTTGAGCTTTCCAGTTACCGCCCAGGATAATATCAGTACCACGACCTGCCATATTGGTTGCAATGGTTACCGCACCTGGTGCCCCCGCTTCAGCAACGATTTCCGCTTCTTGTGCGTGGAATTTTGCATTCAATACATTGTGTTTGATGCCCGCTTTATCTAACGCTTGAGAAAGCATTTCTGATTTTTCAACTGATACGGTACCCACAAGAACCGGTTGATTGCGAGCAACGCAGTCTTTGATATCTTCAATAATCGCATTAAATTTGTATTCTTCATTCTCAAACATGACGTCCGTACGATCATCACGAATCATTGGACGGTTGGTTGGGATAACGACAGTTTCTAAACCATAGATTTGTTGGAATTCAAAGGCTTCGGTATCTGCTG encodes:
- the secA gene encoding preprotein translocase subunit SecA, with the translated sequence MSFLTKIFGSRNDRILRKLRKQVAKINKMEPAFEALSDDELRAKTDEFRSRLANGETLQQLLPEAFATVREAGKRVLGMRHFDVQLIGGMVLTNRCIAEMRTGEGKTLTATLPCYLMALEGKGVHVVTVNDYLARRDADTNRPLFEFLGMTVGVNIPGLPPEAKREAYAADITYATNSELGFDYLRDNLAHSKEERFQRHLGYALVDEVDSILIDEARTPLIISGHAEDSSELYIAVNKLIPNLVKQEKEDTEEYTGEGDYTLDLKTKQAYLTERGQEKVENWLIEQGLMPEGDSLYSPARIVLLHHVMAALRANTLFERDVDYIVKDGEIVIVDEHTGRTMAGRRWSDGLHQAIEAKEGVEIKSENQTVASISYQNYFRLYDKLAGMTGTADTEAFEFQQIYGLETVVIPTNRPMIRDDRTDVMFENEEYKFNAIIEDIKDCVARNQPVLVGTVSVEKSEMLSQALDKAGIKHNVLNAKFHAQEAEIVAEAGAPGAVTIATNMAGRGTDIILGGNWKAQVAKLDNPTPEQIEAIKAEWEKNHEIVMQAGGLHIIGTERHESRRIDNQLRGRSGRQGDPGSSRFYLSLEDGLMRIYLNEGKLNMMRKAFTQPGEAMESKLLAKVIASAQAKVEAFHFDGRKNLLEYDDVANDQRHAIYEQRNYLLDNDDISETIKAIRSDVFNDVIDQYIPPQSLEEQWDIKGLEERLAQEFGLELPIEHWLEENNNLHEENLRERIIQEAEDEYKAKEALAGEETMRHFEKGVMLQTLDELWKEHLAAMDYLRQGIHLRGYAQKDPKQEYKKESFRMFTEMLDSLKHHVITTLTRVKVRTQEEMEEAERARQAMAEREAQTHHPVGENTEQARSEDYSDRHIGRNEPCPCGSGKKYKHCHGNKARYA
- the lptE gene encoding LPS assembly lipoprotein LptE, whose protein sequence is MMKSIKAICLVGATAFLTACGWHFDNGAAVPAELKTMALESSDPYSEMSMAMRKQLLSNNVNLVPAKQGVPVLRLNKQTSSDKVASVFKQGREAEKVLTLDVEASVRLANGETYPISAKINRTFFDNSRAALAKSAERDVIWNDMREQAARQLINKMAALQHQVQGK
- a CDS encoding sulfatase-like hydrolase/transferase; the protein is MISSIFLSLFFIATVIFIVNSHYRWTYFFAIALFVLLFSSMFAITGQWQRGLNFASVLFVVLMLFHRMKIHYYKQPLLISDFWLVTDWRNWETLLHYKGAIFGVLGLLGLLGYAVFGWSDAESAATGFRVFAAILAATSFGLMWHYSKDPDATKVWLDSLPDDGRDVFLNLPMSCRGVFFKVPEFEGNSQKFKEKMTALLNEKAESKTESAEKPDIVVCLQESTLNPHQFDFDAETIPPFSMFNKQEDTAFVSPLRVHTVGGATWKSEFAFLAGVPSTDFGALASGVFYSVVPHLQTGFIKNLREQGYFCVALSPFTKGNYNAKPAYDHFGFDLMLQPQDLGYPASISKNLWHISSEEMMYYTKLILQKQHPSLENVQQPMFVYVLTMKEHGPYNTNMLNHFNLASKRLGGKAISCLNDYIDRIDSLNEAIEGLNDYLKSRETPYVFGYFGDHQVAFDNQLPPKKGNFVNPDYVTQFVVRTNRKTDFVQQQDFLDLAFVGGVLLDVAGLSPKDDFMRANIAMRQLSQGKLEDAEDMDLVNSYRNYLYQDLKIAQ
- the leuS gene encoding leucine--tRNA ligase, translating into MQQHYRPDLIEPAVQQYWAENKVFKAIKDTSKEKYYCLSMFPYPSGRLHMGHVRNYTIGDVVSRYQRMNGKNVLQPIGWDAFGLPAEGAAIKNKTAPAKWTYENIEYMKNQLKMLGFGYDWDREIATCRPEYYKWEQWFFTELYKKGLVYKKNSTVNWCPNDVTVLANEQVHDGCCWRCDTPVEQKEIPQWFIKITDYAEQLLGGLDQLPQWPDMVKTMQRNWIGRSEGVEITFDVADTAEKVAVYTTRPDTFYGVSYLGIAAAHPLADLAAEKNPELAEFIREAKNAKVAEADLATMEKKGMATGLFAIHPLTGEKLPIWVANFVLMHYGTGAVMAVPAHDQRDFEFAQKYDLPIKQVIAPLADEEIDLTKQAFVEHGKLVNSAEFDGLDFDGAFNGIADKLEKLGVGKRQVNYRLRDWGVSRQRYWGAPIPMLTLPNGETVPAPIEDLPIILPEDVVMDGVKSPIKADPNWAKTTFNGEPALKETDTFDTFMESSWYYARYTSPNYAEGMLDKDEANYWLPVDQYIGGIEHATMHLLYFRFFHKLLRDAGFVTSDEPAQKLLCQGMVLADAFYYTSPTNERIWVSPTQVTLERDEKGRIIKATDPEGRELVHTGMTKMSKSKNNGIDPQEMVEKYGADTVRLFMMFASPAEMTLEWQESGVEGAKRFLGRVWNLVYEYSQNPAKTALDVTALSADQKALRRDVHKTIAKVSDDIGRRQTFNTAIAAVMELMNKLTRAPLESEQDRAVMAEALSAVVRMLYPITPHICFELWKALGNESNIDHAEWVKADEAAMVEDEKLIVVQVNGKVRGKVTVAADADEETVKTVAFADENVKKFTDNTQIVKVIYVPGKLLNVVVKPQ
- the holA gene encoding DNA polymerase III subunit delta; amino-acid sequence: MNRIFPEQLASNLNSHLAKVYFLVGTDPLLLSESEDLIHQAALLQGFDEKNQIIIDTNTDWPALIEASQSMGLFFNKQIFILNLPENLTALLQKNLQQFISGLNEDSLLVLTLPKLSKVAEKQEWFIQANQLDPQSVIVNCQTPSSEQLSRWVKHRTKNMGLSADEEAIQLLCYSYENNLLALKQALQLLDLLYPDHKLTYNRVKSVVEQSSVFTPFQWINALLSGKANRSKRILQGLQAEDVQPVILLRTLQRELLTLLELTKPQQRNPSLKTELPTQTLKADFDRLKIWQSRRPLYTAAIQRLTYQKLFEILQKLADIERTTKQEYGQDVWVKLADLSVKFCL
- the mutT gene encoding 8-oxo-dGTP diphosphatase MutT gives rise to the protein MSKPIIQVAAGIIRNEFGQLYLTQRLEGQDFAQALEFPGGKVDAGETPEEALKRELEEEIGIHILNAELYECFQFEYPTKILDFSFYLVTEWIGEPFGREGQEGFWLEQGELDAGQFPPANLKLIQRLVAESVK